From Pseudochaenichthys georgianus chromosome 11, fPseGeo1.2, whole genome shotgun sequence, a single genomic window includes:
- the LOC117454919 gene encoding lactose-binding lectin l-2-like: protein MQAFLFLLGLALCAVSPSEELVVEPQQNSCPLFWSIFSGRCYKYIATRFTWADAELLCLSQGGNLVSIRSQEEDNFVKTLIKNFDPAQGSAWIGLSDIHKEGTWMSSDGCAAKFFSWSSGEPNNHRRRENCVLINFGSANKWNDVPCSNTYSSVCASRITCDVT, encoded by the coding sequence ATGCAGGCTTTTCTCTTCCTGTTGGGCCTGGCTCTCTGTGCTGTGTCTCCTTCAGAAGAACTAGTCGTGGAGCCACAGCAAAACAGCTGTCCCCTATTCTGGTCTATTTTCAGCGGCCGCTGCTACAAGTACATCGCCACACGTTTCACATGGGCTGATGCAGAACTCCTCTGCCTTTCACAGGGAGGCAACCTGGTGTCTATccgcagtcaggaggaagataATTTTGTCAAAACACTGATCAAAAACTTTGACCCTGCTCAGGGATCTGCCTGGATCGGACTCAGTGACATCCACAAAGAAGGAACGTGGATGTCTTCTGATGGGTGTGCAGCCAAATTCTTCTCCTGGAGTTCAGGAGAGCCAAACAACCATCGACGAAGGGAAAACTGTGTCCTAATCAACTTTGGTTCTGCTAACAAATGGAATGATGTCCCATGTTCTAATACTTATTCCTCAGTTTGTGCATCTCGCATAACTTGTGATGTTACATAA